The genomic window CCGTAGCGCTCGCTGCTTTCCCGCCGTCGCGGCTTGTCGCGCAGTTCCTCGCGCCCCCAGGTGAGTGCCACTTGCGGTGGCGCTCGCTACTTTCCCGCCGTCGCGGCCTGTCGCGCAGTTCCTCGCGCCCCTGGGGGGGTGCCCTCTGCGTGGAGGGTGGGCGTTTTTCGGGGGCGCGGGGGAACTGCGCGACCAGCCCCCACCTGGGCCGCAGGCGAGATGCCACCGCACGTGGCAATCACGTCAGGGGCGCGCGGAACCGCGCGCGGGGGTGCGGGTCTGGACCAGCTCGGGTCAAGATCCTGGCTGGACGTCCCCGGTGGTCATCGCCGGCACCTCGCGGGAGGCGAGGTCGCCCGGGGGGATGCCCGGGTGGTGCTGGGCGGCGGACAGGGGGGTGGCCGAGGCGGTGGCGCCGAGGGCCAGCCGGGAGACGATGCGGTAGCGGTCACCGCGGTAGACGGAGTGGACGTACTCCACCGGGCGGCCCGCCGTGTCCTTCGTGAGGCGTTCGAAGAGCAGCGCGGGCGACAGCACGGGCACCCCGATCAGCCGGGCCTCCTCCTCGTTGGTGACGGTCGGCTCGATGGACTGCACGGCCTCGTGCACCCGCACCCCGTGCCGCTCCCGCAGGAAGTCGTAGAAGTCGCCGGACTCCATGTCGTCCGGGCGCAGGCCGGGGACGAGCGCGGCGGGCACGTGGAGGTACTCGATGGCCATCGGCTCGTTGTCGACGAGCCGCAGCCGCGCGATGTAGGTGATCTCCGCGGCCGGCGAGATGTGCAGCCGCCGTCCGACGCGGGCGCCGGCCTGGACCGTGGTGAACTCCAGCACCCTGCTGGCCCAGCTGCCGGACGCCTGCGGCAGGCGGTACGCGTCGCGGGCCGGGGCGAGTTCCTGGGTGATCTTGGCGCGGCCGACGAACATGCCGCGCCCGTGCTCGCGCACCAGCAGCCCTGAGGTGACCAGTTCGTCGACGGCGGAGCGCAGCGTCGGGCGGGAGACGCCGAGTTGCTCGCACAGGGTGCGTTCGGAGGGGATCGTCCGCCCGCGCTTCCCGAGGTGACATCACCGTGAGATCCAGACTCCTCCCCGCCGCCGCCGCGCTCGCCCTGGCGGCCGTCACCGGCCTCACCGCCTGCGGCTCCTCCGACTCGTCCGACGCTTCGGGCTCCGCGGGCGGCGGCATTCCGGCGCCGGCCGGGCTGACCGTGTGGATCATGCAGGACAGCGTGTCCGACGGGGTGCTGAGCCGGTTCAAGACCGGCTTCGAGACCGCGCACAAGGGCACCACCCTGGACATCCAGATCCAGCAGTGGGACGGCATAGGCCAGAAGATCACCAGCGCGCTGGCCAGCAAGGACGCGCCCGACGTGATGGAGGTCGGCAACACCCAGGTCGCGCAGTACGCGGCCAGCGGCGGCGTGCGGGACCTCACCGACAAGGTCGCCGACCTGCACGGCTCGGACTGGATCCCCGGGCTCGCCGACCCCGGGAAGATCGACGGCAAGCAGTACGGCGTCCCGTGGTACGCCGCCAACCGCGTCGTGGTCTACAACAAGGACCTGTTCAAGCAGGCCGGCATCACCGCCCCGCCGAAGACGCGCGACGAGTGGATCCAGGACACCACCAAGCTCGACACCGGTGGCAACGACGGGATCTACCTGCCAGGCCAGATCTGGTACGCACTGGCCGGCTTCGTGTGGGACGAGGGCGGCGACCTCGCCGTCAAGGACGGCGACAGCTGGAAGGGCACGCTGGACACCCCGCAGGCCAAGGCGGGCATGGCCTTCTACCAGCAACTGCAGGCGCTCGGTCAGGACCCCAAGGACTCCGACGAGGCCAAGCCGCTGCAGGCGGACGTCTTCGCCAAGGGCAAGACCGCGCAGATCATCTCGACGCCGGGCGCCGCCTCGCTCATCACCAAGGCCAACCCCGCGCTGCAGGACAAGATCGGCTTCTTCCCGGTCCCGGGCAAGACCGCCGACAAGCCCGGCGCGGTCTTCACCGGCGGCTCCGACCTGGTGATCCCGGAGGCCTCGCGACACCAGGCGCTGGCCTACGAGGTGGTCAAGGCTCTGGCCGGCACCGCCTTCCAGACCGACATGGCCAAGGAGATGAGCTACGTGCCCAACCGCACCTCACTGGCCTCCGTGGTGGCCGGCAACCCGGGGGCGTCGGTGATGGCGGCCGGCGCGGTGAACGGCCACGCCACCCCCAACTCCCCGAACTGGGCGGCGGTCGAGGCGAACAACCCGATCAAGCAGTACATGACGCAGGTGCTCACCGGGGCCGACCCGGATGCGGCCGGCAAGACCGCCTCCGAGGCGATCACCAAGGCGCTCAACACCGCTTCCTGACCGGCGCCCGGCCCCGTCACCGACCACCACCCCACCCCCCGGAGGGAAACCGTGCTCACCGCCCGTTCCGCCGCTCCGCGGCCGGCCGTCGTGGAGCCGCGCCGGCCCTGGCGCGGCCGCGACGGCGCCGCCTCGGCGCGGTCTGGCCGTGCTTGCTGGTCGCCCCCACCGTGCTCGGTGCGGCGTTCCTGCTGGTCTATCCACTGGTCAGAAACACCGTGATGTCCTTCCAGCACTTCGGGCTCGGTGAGCTGATCCGGGGCGGGGCGACCTGGGTGGGCTTCGCCAACTACCGCACGGCTGGGCGACCCGGAGTTCTGGACGGTGGTGCGGCGCACTATGTGGTGGACCGGGCTCAACGTGGCGCTGATCATGGTGCTCGGCACCCTGGTCGCGCTGATGGTCAACAGGCTGGGCCGGCGTATGCGGTTGGCGGTGATGAGCGGGCTGGTGCTGTCCTGGGCGACCCCGGTCATCGCCGCCACCACCATCTTCCAGTGGCTGTTCCAGTCCCGTTTCGGGGTGGTCAACTGGCTACTGGTCAAGCTGGGCTTCGACTCCTACCGCGACTACTCCTGGTTCGCGCACGGCGGTTCCACCTTCGCCATCCTGGTGGTGCTCGTGGTATGGCAGTCGGTGCCGTTCGCCGCGCTGACGCTCTACGGCGGCCTCACCACGATCCCGGTGGAGCTCTACGAGTCGGCCAGGATCGACGGCGCGAGCGCCTGGCAGTCCTTCCGGCTGGTCACCTTCCCGATGCTGCGACCACTCTTCGCACTGATCACCTCGCTCGAAGTCATCTGGTGCTTCAAGGCGTTCACCCAGATCTGGGTGATCGGCCAGGGCGGTCCTAACGGCGCCACGACCACGCTGCCGGTCTACGCCTTCCAGATCGCCCAGTCGCTGCACAAACACCGGTGACCTGCAACTGCGCTTCTACCGCTCCGACTGGCAGACCCTCAGGCAGTCCGACGACTACTCCTTCAACGGCGCCCAGACCGCCTACGCGAACTGGCCGAAGCTCACCGTCCAGGACGTCGGCGCGGTCGTCTACGGCACCGCGCCCGCCGGCAACGACCCGACGCCCCCCACCACCCCGCCGACCTCGCCGGGCGGCGGCGGCCAGAACGGTCCCGCGCTCTTCGACGACTTCTCCTACACCACCAGCTCCGACGCCGCCGTCCAGCAGCACGGCTGGACGGTCAAGTCCGGCCAGGGCGGCCCCGGCGTGGCCGGCGCCACCTGGTCGCCGCAGGACGTGACCTTCGTCGCCGACGGCTCCAACAAGGTGATGAACCTGCGGCTCACCACCGACGGCACCGCGTCCGGCACCCGGGAGACCGAGATCCAGACCACCGCGCGCAAGTTCACCAACGGCACCTACGCCGCCCGGGTGCGCTTCGACGACACCCCCACCGGCGGCCCCGACGGCGACCACGTGAACCAGACGTTCTTCACCTTCACCCCGCTCAACGCGCCGATGGACCCCGACTACAGCGAGCAGGACTTCGAGTACCTGCCCAACGGCGGCTGGGGCGAGACGCAGAACATCATGTACGAGACGTCGTGGGAGACCTACAACCCCGACCCGTGGAACGCGGTGAACACCCACGGCCAGCAGTACGCCAGCCTGGACGGCTGGCACAACCTGCAACTCACGGTGGACAACACCAGCATCACGTACTCCATCGACGGCCAGGTCGTGGCCACCCACGGTGAGCCGTACCTGCCCGAGACGCCGCAGTGGATCGACTTCAACCACTGGCTGATCGACCTGGCGGGGCAGACCGGCAGCACCCCGCGGTCCTACGACGAGCAGGTGGACTACGTCGTCTTCGTCAAGCAGGTGCTCAGCCCGGCGCAGGTCAGCGCGCGGGTCGCGGGCTACCGTGCGGCGGGCGCCGCCTTCACCGACACGGTGCCCAACCCGTAGTCCCGCGCTTTCCTGGTCCGGTGTCGCGCCCGGCGGGTTTCCGTTATCCGCCGGGCGTGGCACCGTCTCCTGTCCGGGGGGAAAGTGACGGACGGAGAGTGGAGCAGCATGCGCGCAGCCGACCGAGTCGGACCCGACCCCGCCCTGGTGGCCGCCGCACGTGCGGGCGATCAGCGGGCGCTCGACCAGCTGGTCGCGCAGTGCCTGCCGCTGGTCTACAACATCGTGGGCCGGGCGCTGGACGGCCACGACGACGTGGACGACGTGGTGCAGGAGACACTGCTGCGGGTGGTGCGGGGCCTGGCCGACCTGCGGGACCCGGCGGCCTTCAGGTCCTGGCTGGTGGCCATCGCGGTACGCCAGGTGCGGGACCGCGAGCAGGCGCGCAAGGCGTCCTGGCACCTCCAGACCGCGCTGGACGCGGCCGAGCTGATACCCGACCCTGCCTCCGACTTCGCCGCGGTGACGATCCTGCGGCTCGGCCTGACCGACCAGCGTCGCGACATCGCCGAGGCCACCCGCTGGCTGGACGGCGACGACCGTACGCTGCTCGCGCTGTGGTGGCTGGAGGAGACCGGTGACCTCGGCCGCTCGGAACTGGCCGAGGCCCTGGGCCTGACCCGGCAGCACGCGGCGGTCAAGGTCCAGCGGATGAAGGAGCAGCTGGAGACCTCCCGGGCGGTGGTACGGGCGCTCGGCGGCGGCGCGGAATGCGACGGGCTGCGCCATCTGACCAGCGGCTGGGACGGCGTGCCGAGCCCGTTGTGGCGCAAGCGCTTCGCCCGGCACATCCGCAACTGCGCCGACTGCACCCGGCGCGGCAGCGCCCTGCTGCCGATGGACCGGCTGCTCAGCGGGCTGCCGCTGCTGCCGGTGCCGGTCGGTTTCGGCGGCCCGTTCGCCGCGCAGGCCCCGGCCGCCGCGCCCTTCTGGCACCCCGCCCCGCCGGCGCACGGCGTACCCCAGGACCCGCGCACCGCTCCGCGCCCCCACCCCCCACGGCGGAGCGGTGCGCGGCACGGAGCGCGGGCAAGGCCGAGGCTGCTGCACGGCCCCGCGGGGGTGACCGGCGCGGCGGTCGGCACCGTCGCCGCGGTCGCGGCCGGCGCGCTGCTCGCGGTCCATCTGACCGCCGGCGGCCAGGACAGCGAGCCGGCCGCGCACGCGGCGGCCTCGCCGGCCGCCGTCACCACCACCGCCGGGGCCACCACGACTCCGCCGGCCACCACCGCATCGCCGAGCCCGTCCACGACCTCCCGCAAGCCGACGGCGCCGGCGAGCAGCAGGCCGCCCGCCACCCGCGCCCCGGTCAAGGCACCGCCGCCCGCCCCGCCGGCCTCCTCGGCCCGCAAGGGCGTCGGGGTGTGGTCCTTCAACGGGGTGAACTCGGCGCTCGGCAAGTCCGGCGCCGCCTGGTACTACACCTGGTCGACCACCCACAGCGGGGTCAGCGGCCCCGGCTTCGTACCGATGATCTGGGGCAGCGCGAGCGCGGACGCCAACGGGCTGGCGCAGGCGAAGAAGGCGGGGCCGTATCTGCTGGGCTTCAACGAGCCCGACATGTCGGCGCAGTCGAACATGACGGTGGACCAGGCGCTGTCGCTGTGGCCGAAGCTGGAGTCGACGGGCAAGGTGCTCGGCAGCCCGGCGGTCGCCTACGGCGGTGACACCGCGGGGGGCTGGCTCGACCGCTTCATGTCGGGCGCGAAGTCCAAGGGCTACCGGGTCGATTTCATCGCCCTGCACTGGTACGGCGGCGACTTCACCACGCCGAACGCGGTCGCACAGCTCAAGTCGTATCTGCGGGCGGTCTACAACCGCTACCACAAGCCGATCTGGCTGACGGAGTTCGCGCTGATCGACTTCTCCAACGGCGCCCGCTTCCCCACCGACCAGCAGCAGGCCGCCTTCGTCACGGCGGCCGCCAAGATGCTGGACGGGCTGCCGTATCTGCAGCGTTACGCCTGGTTCGGCCTCGGCGCCGACGACAGCAAGCCGAGCAGCGGCCTGTTCCGCAGCGGCGCGGTGGAGACGCCCGCGGGGCGGGCCTTCGAGTCGGCGCGCTGACCGGGCCGGCGGGGGCCCGCAGCCGCGCGGCGGCCCGGATCAGGCGGCCGTGAACGTCACGTCGTGCGCGGCGCCGGGGTCGCCGGCGGCGAGCAGCCGCAGGCCCTCCGCGCTGAGCGCCGCCCGGTCTGCGGCGCTCAGCGGGGTGAAGTGCGTGACGGAGACGGCCGCCCTGCCTTTGGCCCGGTCGAAGCGCCAGGTGCCCGCGACGAATCCGTCGACCAGGATGGAGCCGCGCACGATGCCGTTGACCGTCATCACCCGGGAGCGGTACTCCTCGGGCATGATCCGGGTGCGGTCGGCGTGCGACAGCAGGAGGTTGTCGAAGTCGGTGACGAAGCGGGCCGGCACGGGCACGGACGGGTCGGCCAGTGCCGCGTTGGGCAGGTCGTGCAGCAGCCGGCCGTCCTCGGCCCGGTATCTGCGCAGGTCCATGTCGGCGAAGACCGGCCTGAGGCCGGTCAGGCCGCTCCACTTCTGCATGTCGGCGGGGCTCGCCGGGCCGAACGCGGCCAGGTAGCGGCGGACCAGGTCCGCGGGGTCGGGCGCGATGAGCGGTTTGCCGAGCCATTCCTCCAGCAGGCCGTAGACGGGCTGCCCGCGGGCCCCCCACACCCCGCGCGGCGGCAGCTGCACCAGCGGCATCCAGGACCGCAGCGCGTTGACCAGCGAGGCGGGGTCGGCGTCCGGGAAGCGGGCGGCGAGCTCGGTACGCAACTCGCCGGGCGTACGCGGCCGTTCGCGCAACAGCGCGCGCCCGTAGGCGATCAGGGCCGCCCGGTCGACGCATGCGACGCCCTTGGCGAACTGCGAGCCGCGGAAGGACCGTTCCAGCATCGGCCCGATCCAGTGCCGCAGCCGGATCGCGTCCGCGGCCGTCACCAGGTGCACGGTGCTGCGCATCAGCACCAGCCGGACCGCCCGCCGCGTGCTCAGCAGCTCGCCCAGCTCGGCGAAGTCGAAGCCGGCCAGCCGCGTCCACAGCCCCGGGTAGGGCGAGGTCGGGGTCTGCGACTGCAGCCCGAGCAGGTGCCTGATGGTGCCCTCGGCTCCCATCGTGACTCGCTCCAACAGGAGTTGGCGGTCGAGCAGAGTGCGGTTGAGGGTGCGCAGATCCAGCGGCTGGGTGACCATGGTCCCACGGTATTGCTCCTTGCGGACAGTTTCGGTCCGCAACGGCGGGCGCTGAGGCGGGCCGCGCCAGACCCGGTCTAAGCCGCCGGGTGGTTGCGGTGGCGCGCGGGCTCGCGGTCGTGGTGGATCGGGGTGTGCGCGCCGGTCAGCGGGGCGCCGGTGCCGCCGTGGCGGTGGGCGACGATCTCCGCCGCGATGGACAGCGCCGTCTCCTCGGGTGTGCGGGCGCCCAGGTCGAGGCCGATCGGCGAGTGCAGCCTGGCGAGGTCGAGGTCGCGCAGCCCGGCCTCGCGCAGCCGGTCGAGCCGGTCCAGATGGGTGCGCCGGGAGCCCATGGCGCCGACGTAGGCCAGTGGCATCCGCAGCGCGATCTCCAGCAGCGGGATGTCGAACTTGGCGTCGTGGGTGAGGACGCAGACCACCGTACGGGCGTCCAGCCGCCCGGCGTCCGCCTCGGCGGCGAGGTAGCGGTGCGGCCAGTCCACCACGACCGCGTCCGCGTCCGGGAAGCGGCGCGGGGTGGCGAAGACCGGGCGGGCGTCGCAGAGGGTCACCCGGTAGCCGAGGAAGGCGCCGGCGCGTACCAGCGCGGCGGCGAAGTCGATGGCGCCGAAGACCAGCATCCGCGGCGGCGGGACGCTCGTCTCGACCAGCAGGGTCAGCGGCTCGCCGCAGCGGCTGCCGTCGGCGCCGATCCCGACCGTGCCCGTACGGCCGGCGGCGAGCAGCGAGCGGGCCTCGGCGGCCGCGGTGGCGTCCCGCACCTCGTCGCCGAGAGTACCCAGGACGGCCCCCTCGGGGCGTACCAGCAGGGCCCGGCCGAGGAGTTCGGCCGGGCCCCCGGTGATCCTGGCGACCGCCGCCGCCTCCCCCGACGCGGCGGCGGCCAGGGCGGCGGCGATCTCCGGCGCGGCGGCCGGGTCGATCCGCTGGACGAGGACGTCGATGTCGCCGCCGCAGCTCAGGCCGACCGCGAAGGCGTCCTCGTCGGAGTAGCCGAAGTGCCGCAGCACCGGCCGCGCCTGGTCACCGGCGGCCAGCACCTCCTGGCACAGGTCGTAGACCGCGCTCTCCACGCAGCCCCCGGACACGCTGCCGACGGCGGCGCCCTCGGCGTCGACGGCCAGCGCCGCGCCGGGCCGGCGCGGGGCGCTGCCACTGGTCGCGACCACGGTCGCCACCGCGAACGGCCGGCCCTGGGCGCACCAGCGGTGCAGGTCGTCGGCGATGTCCAGCATGGCGCTCAGCCCCTCTCTTCGCGGTGCGGCGGTCGGCCCCGGGCGGCCCGGGGCGGGTACGGGCGGTACGGGCGGGTACGGGCCGGACGAACCGTCGCCCGATGCGGAGGGGCCTACGTCCCGGTCAGGTGCTCGGGCCTGACCGGTGTCCTGTTCAGCTCCAGGCCGGTCGCCTGCCGGATGGCCGCGAGGACTGCCGGCGTGGACGACAGGGTCGGCGCCTCGCCGACGCCGCGCAGCCCGTAGGGGGCGTGTACGTCGGCGAGTTCGAGCACGTCGACGGGCACGGTCGGCATGTCGAGGATCGTGGGGATCAGGTAGTCGGTGAAGGACGGGTTGCGGACCAGCGCGGTCTTCGGGTCGACGACGATCTCCTCCATCACCGCCACTCCGAGGCCCTGCGCGGTGCCGCCCTGGATCTGGCCGACGACCGACAGCGGGTTGAGGGCCTTGCCGACGTCCTGTGCGCAGGCCAGTTCGACCACCTTGACCAGGCCCAGCTCCGTGTCGACCTCGACGACCGCGCGGTGGGCGGCGAAGCTGTACTGCACGTGGCCGTTGCCCTGGCCGGTGCGCAGGTCGAAGGCCTGGGTGGGCCGGTGCCTGAACTCCAATTCCAGGTCGACCACCTCGTCCTCCAGGACGTCGGCGATGTCGGCGAGCGCCTCGCCGCCGTCGGTGACCACCCGGCCGCCCTCCAGCAGCAGTTCCGCGGTGGCCCAGGCGGGGTGGTAGGTGCCGAACTTCCTGCGGCCCAGCTCGAAGACCTTCTCCCGGACTGCCTCGCAGGTGTTCTTGACCGCGCCCCCCGTCATGTACGTCTGCCGGGAGGCGGAGGTGGAACCGGCGGACCCGACCCGGGTGTCGGCGGGCTGGATGGTGACCTGGGTGACACCCAGCTCGCTGCGGGCGATCTGCGCGTGCACGGTGACACCGCCCTGGCCCACCTCGGCCATCGCGGTGTGCACGGTCGCGACCGGCTCGCCGTTGATGACCTGCATCCGCACCCGGGCGGTGGAGTAGTCGTCGAAGCCCTCGGAGAAGCCGACGTTCTTGATGCCGACCGCGTAACCGACGCCCCGCACCACTCCTTCGCCGTGAGTGGTGTTGGACAGGCCGCCGGGCAGGGCGCGGACGTCGGCGCCCTCGGTGGTCTCCCACTGGCGTTCCGGCGGCAGCGGGCGGGACTTGACCCGGCGCAGCAGCTCCGCGACCGGGGCGGGCGAGTCCACCGGCTGGCCGGTGGGCATGACCGTGCCCTGCTCCATGGCGTTGATCTGCCGGAACTCCACGGGGTCCATGCCCAGTTCGGCGGCGACCTTGTCCATCTGCGCCTCGTAGGCGAAGCACGCCTGGACCGCGCCGAAGCCGCGCATCGCACCGCAGGGCGGGTTGTTGGTGTAGAGGGCCAGCGCCTCGATGTCGACGTCGTCCACCACGTAGGGGCCGATCGACAGCGAGGCGGCGTTGCCGACCACGGCGGGCGAGGCGGAGGCGTAGGCGCCGCCGTCCAGCACGATGCGGCACCGCACATGGGTCAGCCTGCCGTCGCGGGTGGCCCCGTGCTCGTACCAGAGCCTGGCCGGGTGGCGGTGGACGTGGCCGAAGAAGGACTCGAAGCGGTTGTAGACGATCTTGACCGGTTTGCCGGTGCGCAGCGCCAGCAGGCAGCCGTGGATCTGCATCGACAGGTCCTCCCGGCCGCCGAAGGCGCCGCCGACGCCGGACAGCGTCATCCGGACCTTCCGCTCCGGCAGCCCGAGCACCGGGGCGATCTGCCGCAGGTCGGAGTGCAGCCACTGGGTGGCCACGTAGAGGTCGACGCCGCCGTCCTCGGCCGGCACCGCGAGCCCCGACTCGGGGCCGAGGAATGCCTGGTCCTGCATGCCGAAGACGTACTCGCCGCTGACCACGACATCCGCGCGCCGGGCCGCCCCGGCCGCGTCGCCGCGGACGATCGGCTGCCGGTGCACGACGTTGGGGTGGGGGACGTGGCCGATGTGGTGGTCGTCGCGGCCGTCGTGCACCAGGACCGCGTCCGGCGCGGTCGCCGACGCCTCGTCGGTGATGACGGGCAGCGGCTCGTACTCGACGCGGATCTTGGCGGCGGCCCTGCGGGCGGTCTCCGGGTGGTCGGCGGCGACCAGTGCGACCGGCTCGCCGTGGTGGCGGACCTTGCCGTGCGCGAGCACCGGGGTGTCCCGGATCTCCAGGCCGTAGTGCTTGACCTCGGTCGGCAGGTCGTCGTAGGTCAGCACCGCGTGGACGCCGGGGGTGGCCAGCGCCTGGCTGGTGTCGACGGAGACGATTTCGGCGTGCGCGACCGTGCTGCGCAGCGTGTAGCCCCACAGCATGTCCTCGTGCCACAGGTCGGAGGAGTAGGCGAACTCGCCGGTGACCTTGAGGATGCCGTCCGGCCGCAGCGTGGACTCGCCGATGCCGCCCTGGGTGGGGGCGGACTGGGTGAGGCTGGTGGGGGTCCTGGTGATGCCCATCTCACGCCCCCTGTCCGGTGCGCGCGGCGGCCAGCCGGACCGCGTCGAGGATCTTCTCGTAGCCGGTGCAGCGGCACAGGTTGCCGGACAGCGCCTCGCGGATGTCGCCGTCGCTGGGCGACGGGTTGTTCTCCAGCAACTCGTCGGCCGCGACCAGCAGTCCGGGAGTGCAGAAGCCGCACTGGACGGCGCCGGCGTCCACGAACGCCTGCTGGACCGGCGACAGTTCGCCGTCCTCGCCGGCCAGTCCCTCGACGGTGTCGACCCGCCGGTCCTGCGCCTGCCCGGCGGCGACCAGGCACGAGCACACCGGCACCCCGTCCAGGCGTACCGTGCACGACCCGCATTCGCCTTGCTCGCAGGCGTTCTTGGAGCCAGGCAGCCCCATCCGCTCCCGCAGCACGTACAGCAGGCTCTCGCCCTCCCATACGTCATCGGCCTGCTGCTGCCGCCCGTTGACGGTGAAGGTCACGCGCATGACCGGTGTCCCCTCTCGCTGCGGTACTGCTCCCACGTCCACCCCAGCGTCCTGCGGGCCAGCACGCCCAGGGCGTGCCGCCGGTAGGACGCGGTGCCGCGCACGTCGTCGATCGGGTTGGCGGCCCCGGACACCAGGTCGGCGAACTGCTTGGCCACCGACGGGGGTACGGGCTTGCCGCTGTCCCACAGGCCGCCCTCGTCCAGGGCCGCGGTGAGGAACTCCTCCGCGGTGGCGGCCCGGATCGGGGTGGGCGCGGCCGAGCCGATACCGGTGCGGACCGTGCGGGTGTCGGGGTGCAGCGCGAGACCGAACGCGCACACCGCGATCACCATCGCGTTGCGCGTACCGACCTTGGAGAACTGCTGCGGCCCCGTCGCCTTCTTCAGGTGCACGGCCCTGATCAGCTCGTCGGGCGCCAGCGCGTTGCGCTTGACGCCGGTGTAGAAGTCCTCGATCGGGATCAGCCGGCTGCCGCGCACCGACTCGGCCTCCACCGCGCCGCCGCCGGCCAGCAGCGCCGGGTGGGCGTCGCCGGCCGGCGAGGCGGTGCCGAGGTTGCCGCCGACGCCACCGCGGTTGCGGATCTGCGGGGAGGCCACCGTGCGGCTGGCCAGCGCCAGCCCCGGCAGTTCCGCGCCCAGCCCGGCCATGATCCGCGAGTAGGGGACCGAGGCGCCCAGTCGTACGGTGTCCGCGCCGGTCTCCCACTCCTCCAGCTCGCCGACGCGGTTGAGGTCCAGGAGGTGTCCGGGCCTGCGGTGGTCGAAGTTGATCTCGACCATCACGTCGGTGCCCCCCGCGATGGGCACGGCCGAGGGGTGCTCCGCCTTCGCGGCGAGCGCCTCCTGCCAGCTGGCGGGTCGCAGGAATTCCATGGGGTCTCTTCTCGGGATCTCGATGGCGCGGGAGTACGACCGGGGCCACTCATCTCCTGTACACACTGCGTGGCCTCAGTACACGGCCAGTGGGCCGTCCGGGTGCAGTCACCGAAAACATGAAGCACTCGGCTGGCCAACCGCCAGGTCTTGTAGATTCCTCTGAAAGAGACCGCGGGGACACCTCACGGTCTCCCACTGGCCACGAAGGACGCCGGGCAGGCGCCCGACCGGCGATGGCACGACAGGACAAGGCGACCACGATGCGGCTGCGCACGCTCCTCGACACCGAAGCTCTCGGCCTGCGGCTGCTCGGCGGCGAAGCGGAACTCGACCGCACGGTCCGCGGCGTGATGACCACCGACCTGCGCGACCCCAGCCGCTACCTGTCCGGCGGTGAACTGGTGCTGACCGGCCTGGCCTGGCGGCGCACCGCCGCCGACAGCGACGACTTCGTCCGCCTGCTGGCCGCCGCCGGGGTCGCCGCGCTCGCGGCCGGCGACGCGGAGCTCAGCGCGATCCCCGACGACCTGGTCGACGCCTGCGCACGGCATCGGCTGCCGCTGTTCGCGGTGGACGCGCGGGTGGCCTTCGCGGCCATCACCGAATACGTCGTCAGGCAGGTCTCCGGTGAGCGGGCCGGCGACCTTGCTGCGGTCGTCGAACGGCACCGCCGGCTGATGTCGTCGGGTCCGGCGGGCGGCGGCCCCGACGCCGTGCTCGACCTGCTCGGCAGCGACCTGGACCTGCGGGCCTGGGTGCTGTCGTCCACCGGCCGGGAGATCGGCGGCGCTGGCCACCCGCTGCCCGTGCCGGTCCGCGCCGAACTGGCCGGGGCGCAGCAGGCCGCGGCCCGCACCGCCCGCCGCGGCCCGTACCGGGTCGCGGTGCAGGGGCGTACGTACTCGCTCTTCCCGGTACGCGCGGGCGCCGCCGCCGATGACGTGCGCTCCCGGGTGCTGTCCGACTGGTTCCTGGCCGTCGAGGCCGACGCCGGGGAATGGCCGGCGGAACGGCTCGACCTGCTGCAGGGCGTCACCCAGCTCATCGCCGTCGAGCGGGACCGGCGGGACGCCGCCCGCGCGGTCAGGCGGCGGCTGGCCGGCGAGGTCTTCGACCTGGTCAGGGAGGGCGCGGCGGCCGCCGAGATCGGGGCCAGGCTGCGGGCCGCGGCGCCGGTGCTCGTACCGGGCGCCGGCGGCGAGCCGCACTGGCAGGTCGTGATCGCCAAGGTCGACTGGGC from Streptomyces sp. NBC_01198 includes these protein-coding regions:
- a CDS encoding XdhC/CoxI family protein; translated protein: MLDIADDLHRWCAQGRPFAVATVVATSGSAPRRPGAALAVDAEGAAVGSVSGGCVESAVYDLCQEVLAAGDQARPVLRHFGYSDEDAFAVGLSCGGDIDVLVQRIDPAAAPEIAAALAAAASGEAAAVARITGGPAELLGRALLVRPEGAVLGTLGDEVRDATAAAEARSLLAAGRTGTVGIGADGSRCGEPLTLLVETSVPPPRMLVFGAIDFAAALVRAGAFLGYRVTLCDARPVFATPRRFPDADAVVVDWPHRYLAAEADAGRLDARTVVCVLTHDAKFDIPLLEIALRMPLAYVGAMGSRRTHLDRLDRLREAGLRDLDLARLHSPIGLDLGARTPEETALSIAAEIVAHRHGGTGAPLTGAHTPIHHDREPARHRNHPAA
- a CDS encoding sigma-70 family RNA polymerase sigma factor, which translates into the protein MRAADRVGPDPALVAAARAGDQRALDQLVAQCLPLVYNIVGRALDGHDDVDDVVQETLLRVVRGLADLRDPAAFRSWLVAIAVRQVRDREQARKASWHLQTALDAAELIPDPASDFAAVTILRLGLTDQRRDIAEATRWLDGDDRTLLALWWLEETGDLGRSELAEALGLTRQHAAVKVQRMKEQLETSRAVVRALGGGAECDGLRHLTSGWDGVPSPLWRKRFARHIRNCADCTRRGSALLPMDRLLSGLPLLPVPVGFGGPFAAQAPAAAPFWHPAPPAHGVPQDPRTAPRPHPPRRSGARHGARARPRLLHGPAGVTGAAVGTVAAVAAGALLAVHLTAGGQDSEPAAHAAASPAAVTTTAGATTTPPATTASPSPSTTSRKPTAPASSRPPATRAPVKAPPPAPPASSARKGVGVWSFNGVNSALGKSGAAWYYTWSTTHSGVSGPGFVPMIWGSASADANGLAQAKKAGPYLLGFNEPDMSAQSNMTVDQALSLWPKLESTGKVLGSPAVAYGGDTAGGWLDRFMSGAKSKGYRVDFIALHWYGGDFTTPNAVAQLKSYLRAVYNRYHKPIWLTEFALIDFSNGARFPTDQQQAAFVTAAAKMLDGLPYLQRYAWFGLGADDSKPSSGLFRSGAVETPAGRAFESAR
- a CDS encoding winged helix DNA-binding domain-containing protein, coding for MVTQPLDLRTLNRTLLDRQLLLERVTMGAEGTIRHLLGLQSQTPTSPYPGLWTRLAGFDFAELGELLSTRRAVRLVLMRSTVHLVTAADAIRLRHWIGPMLERSFRGSQFAKGVACVDRAALIAYGRALLRERPRTPGELRTELAARFPDADPASLVNALRSWMPLVQLPPRGVWGARGQPVYGLLEEWLGKPLIAPDPADLVRRYLAAFGPASPADMQKWSGLTGLRPVFADMDLRRYRAEDGRLLHDLPNAALADPSVPVPARFVTDFDNLLLSHADRTRIMPEEYRSRVMTVNGIVRGSILVDGFVAGTWRFDRAKGRAAVSVTHFTPLSAADRAALSAEGLRLLAAGDPGAAHDVTFTAA
- a CDS encoding sugar ABC transporter substrate-binding protein, whose protein sequence is MRSRLLPAAAALALAAVTGLTACGSSDSSDASGSAGGGIPAPAGLTVWIMQDSVSDGVLSRFKTGFETAHKGTTLDIQIQQWDGIGQKITSALASKDAPDVMEVGNTQVAQYAASGGVRDLTDKVADLHGSDWIPGLADPGKIDGKQYGVPWYAANRVVVYNKDLFKQAGITAPPKTRDEWIQDTTKLDTGGNDGIYLPGQIWYALAGFVWDEGGDLAVKDGDSWKGTLDTPQAKAGMAFYQQLQALGQDPKDSDEAKPLQADVFAKGKTAQIISTPGAASLITKANPALQDKIGFFPVPGKTADKPGAVFTGGSDLVIPEASRHQALAYEVVKALAGTAFQTDMAKEMSYVPNRTSLASVVAGNPGASVMAAGAVNGHATPNSPNWAAVEANNPIKQYMTQVLTGADPDAAGKTASEAITKALNTAS